In the genome of Deltaproteobacteria bacterium, the window ATAACCCGGGCGGCGACGTTCCTGATCTTTTCCAGATCGCCCACCGATGTTCCGCCATATTTCTGCACAATCAAAGCCACAGAGCACAACCTCCCTTTTCTAAATCATTCCGTATTTCCAAGATCAGATCCGGACACCCCGAAAGGTGAATATTCCGCTCCTGTTCCCCCCGGTATTCGATATGAATATACAGTGTCCCGGAAGGCAGGATCCCTGCGATTCGCTCGGCCCACTCCACGACGACAACGCCGCCTCCGGACAGATACTCGTCAAAGCCGATATCTTCCATGTACTCCGGTCCCGATATCCGGTACATGTCCATATGGTACAGGGGAATCCGCCCCGGATATTCATTGATCAGGGTAAAGGTCGGACTGGTAATATAATAACTATCGGAAATCCCGATCCCTCGAGCGATCCCTCGGGTAATGCAGGTCTTTCCGGCGCCTAGTTCACCGATCAGGGCGACCACATCGCCCGGTTTGAGCGCTCTCCCGATGATCTCCCCTGCGGTGAAGGTATCATCGGGGTGTTCCGAAATCACGGTACAGGTTTCCGGTCTCATCATTCGAATCCGATCGAGCATGTCCCCTATCATGACGCCGGATTCTT includes:
- the tsaE gene encoding tRNA (adenosine(37)-N6)-threonylcarbamoyltransferase complex ATPase subunit type 1 TsaE — protein: MRPETCTVISEHPDDTFTAGEIIGRALKPGDVVALIGELGAGKTCITRGIARGIGISDSYYITSPTFTLINEYPGRIPLYHMDMYRISGPEYMEDIGFDEYLSGGGVVVVEWAERIAGILPSGTLYIHIEYRGEQERNIHLSGCPDLILEIRNDLEKGGCALWL